The DNA region TGGCGTAATTCAGCGTGTTGAGGCTCTCGTCGAAGTCGGAGGACGATGGGCTGACACAGGCGATCATCACGGTCTGGGCATTCCCTCCCAGAGAGTCTTTCAGGATCCTAAGGAAGAGCACAGGGATTAAAATAGCGGAAATACAAAATAACACAGGGAACAGAATGTTTTCAAGCCTTTACAGAGGTTAAGCCAAAGGAAAATGATGTCCTTGCTCTGTAGTTTGTCTGGCACTAGTGAGGTGAATGGAATCATTAAGCAGAGGGTTAATAGTTTGCACCACGGCAAGTCTCCATCCAAATAACTCCTGAGGTTGGGAGCTCCCTGACTCTGTGATCACTGCTAGGTATGTGCTGCTGGGTCCTGCCATCTGCTCAAGGTAAGAGCTAACTGTGGACCATTAAACAAGTCTACTGGAAGTATTTTTTAttccctgccaggcaggaagggcaggatAACCCACAGCAACACCTCATCTCAGCTTCATTATCATGACTCACACAAACCTCACTACCTCCAGCACTGCAACAAGCTAGGCCTGCATTTCTATCCTGGCCTCATTGCTCCTCAAGATTCCCTACATGAAATCCTGCAGAGAGGGCAGACCTGTAAATTGAGCCTGTAAGATCCCAGTGGTACCTGGTGATTTTGGAGTCCCTGTAGGGGATGTGGGTGGTCTTTCTCCGAGGATCTCCCAAGGCACTGATGACGTTGCCCAAGGCCAGGAGGCCACAGTTGATCTGGATGCTCTCCTTCAGCCTCTCCCCCGTGTTTCCCGTCTTCACAATTCGCTCTGAGCCTGCCAGGTCCACAAAATGGAACTTGGAGACCAGGACCTGTCCGgcggcgggcacggcggggccgcGGTGGTGCAGGGGCAGGCGGCCAGCCCCGCGCCGCTGCTCCATGGTCACCGTGAAGATGGTGTGCGAGCGGCTCGACTGCCTGTTGATGTGCGTGGCTCCCGTGTGCTTGGCTGTGTTCCCCATCTCCAGCAGGCTCAGCACCTCGTCCAGCCCTTCCACTTCTGACTCCTTCACGCCGCAGAGCACTgcaaagcaaaggcagctgtggctgggagGGATGGGCTGCCCGAGGatgcagctcctctgcacagcctgctgctgtcaccctgcccCTACTGGGCTTGCCCAGACCAGCTTTCAAGATTGAGTACAGCAAACTGCTGCAGGAGACAAAGGGATGGAGGAAGAAGACTTGGCTCTGCCTTCATGGATAGATAACCCAGCTCTGGCCTACATGGGGAGAAAAGGAGCCTGTGCACAGCCACACATACCAACGTTCCCCTTGTCATCCTCCCGGATCTGGATGTCTTTGCTGGCTGTATCCACCTGCAGCAGGTCCCGAAACTCCTCCTTGTACACCTCCAGGTAGGACACTCGGACCGTGTAGTCGATCAGGTCATTCTCATCGATGAGCCTGAAGGTCTCAGCCATGGCTCGTGGGATGATGCCCTGTTCATCTTCATTGATGGAAGCTGGCAAAGAGAGGCACATGCTcatggggagcagggaatgtcCAGGGAGCCACCACTGGCTGGAGATAGAGCTGAGGTCAGAAGACTGCCTGCAACACACATCAGCTGGAAAGAAGCAGCCTCACAACtctcccacagctcagccctcaCAGCCTGGGTTAAACATCCCACAAGACCTCTGGGCAAatcctgtcccactgctgtgctggattCCAGCAAAGCTGCTTGTTTCCAGTCCTtcttcaagaaggaaaaagcacCTCAGCATTTCAGTATCAAACACCATGCCTGCCACTACAGTGTGCTGTCCTTTGAAGCCAGCATGACTCTTCCACTTTTCCCAGCTCTAagaagcttttctcttttttttttggtgcttgtAGCCTGCTTATATCTGGCCACAGCACTCTACTATCtgaatttcaaatgtttttccttttgtctccAACAGCCATGTAAAATGGCAATTCCCAAATTTGGTGAAATGATAGCCTGAACTGGGAGACTGAAATCAGATGTCGATTAAAAGTATGAAACAATTTAGTGTTTACTAATGATGCAATTGACTAAAGACGACTTAAATGTTTACAGTATATCCTCTGTAAGAAATCACAATGCATTAAATCAGAATGAAAAGCTTGTCTCTTTCCTCATTTCCTTCATATGAAGAACTAATAGGATTAACACTTGCAAACCTCTCTCTCCTTCAGGTTTATTTCAGGACCTAGGACTATCACCaccacctgcagagctggtggAGGACCAGGTCCTGTCACTTGTCCTGCAGTGAAAGAGGAGAAACTCAGACACTGTGATCTCAAAGATGCCCATGGGAGGTGGCTACAGCAACGCAGATAGGGGGAAAGGAACGGCTGCTGGGGGGTAGGATGGTGAGGGGAGGTTGGCttgagctgcaggggctggcagggtggaAGGGTTGTTTGGGAGTGAAACTGGAAGTGATGGAGATGATGATAGAGTTGGGCTTGGGTAGAGAGAGCAAAGGTGCTGAAATGGGTGAGGACAGCAGCACCGGTGAGGCTGTTGGGCTGGGAGACGTGGCTGTGATTATGGTGGTGTGGGTGGTTTGGCTGGGGATGgaaggagatggagatggaAGGAGGTGGTGATGGGGGCtggtggggagagcagggaggtaGTGGGGATGCTGGCAGGACTGggatgctggaggagcagggatgctggcagggcagggatgcaggaggagcagggatgctggCGGGACAGGGATGctgacagggcagggatgctggcagggcagggatgctggcagggcagggatgctggaggagcagggatgctggCGGGACAGGGATGCTGGCAGGACAGGGATGCTGGAGGAGTAGGGATGCTGTCGGGCACGGAGCCGCCGGTCCCGGAGAGGCTCACCGACGCTGGCCTCCCCGATGGTGTAGGTCTTGCCGGAGCCGGTCTGTCCGTAGGCGAAGACGGTGGCGTTGAAGCCGCGGAAGAAGGCGCGCAGCAGCGGCTGGACGCAGGCCCGGTACACGGCCGCCTGCCCCGCCGCCTCGGGCAGCACGGCGGCGAAGCGGAACCGGCGGCGGCCCAGCGCCACCTCGCCGGTGGCGGCATCGCCCCGCAGGCAGGGCCGGTGTCCCCGCAGCGCCTCCCGGGGCAGCAGCGGCCGCACCCGCACCGCCACCCGcaccgccgccgcctccgccgccATGGCCGCGCCCGGCGCGCCGCGATGGCGTCAGCGGCTCCTCCCGGCCggcggggaggagggagggaggatgcGGCCGGGAAAGGGGATACGGTGGGCCGGGAGGGGGATACGGTGGGCCGGGGAGGGAGGatgcggccgggccggggggagGATGCGGCCGCTGCACCCCGCGGAGAGCGGCCGTGGGGAGCGGGGGATGCCCGTGGCTGCGGGAGTTGCGCGGCGGCTCCCCGGTGCTCCAGAGAAGCTCCGTCACTCGGGAGATGTTCTGTCACTCTTGGGATGCTCCATCACTCACAAGGGACCCCGTCCCTCGTGGGATGCTTCGTAAACGTGCGAGGCAGCGCTCCGTCAGTGGTGGGGTGTTCCGTCTCTGGTGAAGCAAAGTTCCACCGCCCGTGAGATGCTCCGTCAGTCACAAGGGACTCACATCTCTCATCAGCTGCTTCATCACTGGCGAGACACCCCAGCACGAGTGACACTCCTGCACTCCTGGCAGACATTCCCACGATCAGGGAAGGGACAAGGGGCTCCGTGGCCCTGCCGAGGCACGGAGCGCTTGAGGCGGAGGCCCGGGCATCTCCTGGGATGCGCTTTGCGGAGCAGCTGGTGCCGACAGCTGGTGCTTCCCGGCCGCCCGCcgtgctgggggctggcagggccggcTCAGCCACTGACGTATGTTCAGGACAGTCTGAGCGATGACAAAGTTTTTCATCCGGCTGCCTGCAGTTCCCTCTGCACCGCCCCTGCGGCTGCGGGGAGGGGTATGGGCCCCGTGGGTCCCCTGGGTGCCGTGGGAAGCGCTGGGCTGGCGGCCGTGCCGGGCGGAGTTGTAGCGCTGCGGGGACTGCCGGAGGGGCTCGGCCACGCTCGGCATGGGGCTCCGGCTCCCCCTGCGCCGGAGCACCAGCTTCACCCCCGACCACCCTGCCCTCATGGAGGTGCCCGGCCCCACTGCCCTGAAGATGGAAGCAAACGTCCTTGTCATGGGAGCGGACAACGTAGGGAAATCAGGTGAGAACTGACCGTGAGCTGGAACAGGGGGTTcccaggctgaaaactgcagcaGCGTTTGGAGGGCCAGTGACAGGGAGCAGCCCATGGAGCAAATTGGTGAGATGGGGCTGAGCCCCGGGGTGCAGCTCTGATTCAAGGTGGGCAAGGTGAGCACAACCTTGTAGCCAGCCGGGGAGTGACAGGGGAAGGTATTTTCCACTGAGCTGCAGTTTGCCGGTGCTACGGATCGTGCAGATGCTTTGGTTcgtgctgtgcctctgctgcaCTCACAGACCTGCTGGTGGCTGGGGAAGCTCAGAGGTCGTTTGTGCTTGTAGGAGTTTACAAGGGAATGGTGCCTGACTGCTCTGGATTTAGAAAGGAGAATCCTCCAGGGTTTGGGTTATTCTGATGATTCCTatccttccctctgcagctctgaccGTGCGTTTCCTGACCCGGCGCTTTATCGGAGAGTATGGAGACATGGGTGAGTGCCAGGCCACAGCCAGCCCAGTTCCCAACAGGGACTGGGGTCAAGAGACAACCCTGCTTCTGCCTGTGGGATTTCATTGCAGCCCAtcctctcctgcctttctccAGAGCCTTTGCCTGCTTCCAGGGGCTCGATGTTGTGTTTGTTCAGTGGCCCATCTCTTTGCTCCAGAACTGCTTCTCTGGGGAGCAAAGGGTCCAGGGTGGCAGCTGGTGATACCATGAagatgactatttttttttctttttgggggGACAGAATTCATCTACAGCCACAACCTGACTGTGGATGGCCGAGAGATTCTCTTACACATCTGGGACGTCCCCAATTCCCAGGTGAGAGGGCTCCACTCCTGTCACCCGTTTCTACCCcagggacaaaaaaaaccctttactTGAAGTTACCTATGGGGAACCAGAGGCTGGGAGGTCCAGTTGAGCAAGGCTCTCAGATCACAGGGTTCATAAGTGACTGAACTCTTCTCACCTGCCAAGCACAGGACAGCAGTGTTGCTGACAGGGTAGCAATAGTTACCATAGCCCATGGCCCTCTGGCTGAGAACACTGGAGCTGAAGCACTGATGCTAATACAGGACTGTGCTAAAGAAGTAGAAGTGCTGCTCTGAGGTCCCCACACTGTTATCACCTACAGCCTGCAGTGCTTGGCAGCTGGGTGAGGGTTAGGACTAGGGTGTGATGCTGAAAGTTGAATCATCCCCCCTTGGTTAGTTCTGCCAGGTGCTTCTCTGCCCTCCTTGGTACTCCTCTTGCTCTCTGCCCTTTTGCTGTTCTCTAGCTGTCACTGTCCCGACAGGCTCAGGATTGCCCTCTTCTAGCAGGCAGGCATGGAGGGAAGGAGCCAAATAAAACAacccttccttttctcttttcccaggagcaggcagaggatgGCTCCTCCGAGGAGAAGCGAATCCAGTGGGCAGACAGCTTTGTCCTAGTCTACAGTATCTGTGACCGTGCCAGCTTCAACATCTTGCCCCTCAAAGTCCAGTTCATCAAGGCAGCCAAggaggggcagagccaggagaagGTGCCCATTGTCATTGTGGGCAACAAACGGGACCTGCACCACCAGCGGGTGGTGTCCAGCGAGGAGGGGCGGCTCCTGGCCCTCTCTTTAGACTGCGGTTTCTACGAGGTCTCTGCAGCTGAGGCTTATCACGGGGCCCTCATGGTCTTCCATGGACTGGCCAAGCTCATCCCAGACACCAAGCTGGCCCTGAAGAAGGGCACAGGGATCCGTGGCATCGTCAAGACCATGTCGGCTGTGTTTGCCCGTAAGCGAACAGACTCC from Prinia subflava isolate CZ2003 ecotype Zambia chromosome 15, Cam_Psub_1.2, whole genome shotgun sequence includes:
- the LOC134558416 gene encoding ras-related and estrogen-regulated growth inhibitor-like protein; this translates as MGLRLPLRRSTSFTPDHPALMEVPGPTALKMEANVLVMGADNVGKSALTVRFLTRRFIGEYGDMEFIYSHNLTVDGREILLHIWDVPNSQEQAEDGSSEEKRIQWADSFVLVYSICDRASFNILPLKVQFIKAAKEGQSQEKVPIVIVGNKRDLHHQRVVSSEEGRLLALSLDCGFYEVSAAEAYHGALMVFHGLAKLIPDTKLALKKGTGIRGIVKTMSAVFARKRTDSL